The Glutamicibacter mishrai DNA window TACGACAGCATGGCCAAGGTGTTCATCGACCAGCACCGCCAAATGCTCATGACGTGTCTCGACGGCCTGACCGAAGAGGAAGCACGGGCAAATCTGGTTGAATCCAAGACCACGCTGCTCGGGTTGGTCAAGCACGCGACTTTCGTGGAACGGGTCTGGTTTGGCGAAGCGGCCACGGGCAAAAGCCGCTCAGAATTGGGAATCGTAGCAAACCCGGACAGATCGTTTGTCCTGAAGGCCTTGGACACCATCGAATCCGTGCAGCGCGACTATGCGCAGGCCCTCGAAGAATCCCGCCAGGCACTGGACGGCAAGACAGGAGACGACGTCTTCCCGGGAAACCGCCGCGGACCGCTGCCTGTCCGTTGGGTGACATTGCATATGCTGCGTGAATTGGCCCAGCACTGCGGACACGCGGATATCCTGCGGGAGCAGATCTTGACCGCGCGAAAGCAGCAACCCGCTTAGCCGAAGCTAGACTCGGAATATGTCACTGGCTCTCTTCCCCATTTCCACAAAGCAATTTCCAGCTTGGATGAAAAGGAGCGCAGCAGAATACCTGGCAGATCTCGTCGCCACAGGCGTGCCAGAACACAAGGCGCAAGCAGACGCGTCCGGCACGATGGAGCGCGCCTTCCCCGATGGCCTGCCCAGTCCGACAAATGCGGTCTTCATCTTGATGGACTCCGCACTAGGCAACGTTGGATATATCTGGATCGGTTGCGATTCCTCGGGAGATCCTGATTCCTGGTGGGTATGGGACATCGTCGTCGAAGCAGAGCACCGCGGCAAAGGCTTCGGCCGCCAAGCCATGATCTTGGCTGAAGGTTATGCGCGAGCCCACGGCGGTCAAACACTGGGGCTGAATGTGTTCGGATTCAACAACACAGCCCGCAGAACCTACGAATCGCTGGGCTACGAAACTATCAGCATCAAGATGCGCAAGACGCTGTGACTCTTTGAATTGCCTTCAACCCCTATTCAAGCGAACAGCAACGAAGTACATTACAGATCACAATGACATTTGAAGACAAGTTCTTTCTTTGAAACACCAGATCAAGTTAGGCTGGAAGTAAGTAAGGGAGTATTCCTAAGCGCTTGACCCGTCAGTACGTAGATCTTCATAGGTCCACCGGGTTTTGCGGCCAGCCTTCGGGCAGGTGAAGAGACTTACTCGACAGCGTGCTTACGCGCCTTACGAAAGTAGGAAACCCCTATGGAAGTTTCTCCTTTAATCTGGGCCATCACAGTGGCCGTCATTCTCGCCCTGCTCGCCTTCGACTATTTTTTCCATATTCGCAAGGCCCATGTTCCTAGCCTTCGCGAGGCAGCAATCTGGTCGAGCATCTACGTTGGCATCGCACTGATTTTCGGCGTCATCGTCATGATCTTCGGCGGTGTCGATATGGGCGCCGAGTACTTCGCCGGATACATCACCGAAAAGGCATTGTCGGTCGATAACCTCTTCGTGTTCCTGATCATCATTGCCAGCTTCCGGGTACCGCGTGAAGACCAACAGAAGGTCTTGCTCTTCGGCATCGTCTTCTCGCTGATCGCCCGTACCGCCTTCATCTTCGTCGGCGCGGCACTGATCAACCAGTTCGCCTGGGTCTTCTACCTCTTCGGCCTGATCTTGTTGCTGACCGCAGGCAACCTGCTGAAGAAGGATGACGAATCCGATGAAGCCAACAACTTCATCATCCGAATCGCCAAGAAGCTCTTCCACACCACCGACAACTACGACGGCGACAAGCTGTTCACCAAGATCGACGGCAAAAAGGTCCTGACCCCCATGCTGCTGGTCATGGTGGCCATCGGCGGCACCGACATCCTCTTCGCCTTGGATTCGATCCCGGCGATCTTCGGCCTGACCCAGAACGTCTTCATCGTCTTCACCGCGACCGCATTCTCGCTGATGGGCCTGCGCCAGCTGTACTTCCTGCTGGATGGATTGCTGGACCGCCTGATCTACCTGTCCTACGGCCTGGCCGCCATTTTGGCCTTCATTGGCGTGAAGCTGATCCTGCACGCATTGCACGAGAACAACCTACCGTTCGTCAACAATGGCGAGCATGTGGAAGTCATCGAAATCAGCACCGGCTTGTCGCTGAGCGTGATTATCGGCGCTCTGCTGGTTACCGTGTTGGCTTCCCTGTTCAGCAAGGCTGGCAAGGCGCAGACTGCCATCGGCAACCTTCGCCGTCACGCCAACAGCTACAACGATCTGACCTACACCGCAGACGCCGGTGAGCGCGAACGCATCTACCGTGCTCTGCTCGCCGAGGAAGAGCTCGTGAAAACCATGGAGAAGAAGTACCGCGACAAGGCCAAGGACGTGGATAAGATCCGCGAAGAGGTCAAGGAAGCCCATCGCCAGCACGATGAGTACCTCAGGAGCTAGCTTCCTGTTCGCCTCATGACAACGGCCGCCATCCCAGTCGGGATGGCGGCCGTTGCACGTTCGCGCTGGCTAGCGCTTCATGCCTGCAATGTAATAGTCCGAAGGAACAATGACCTTGCCTAGCGGCATCAAGGAAATCGGAATCATCTTCAAATTCGCAATGCCCAGCGGGATGCCGATAATCGAGACGAACATCGGAATAGCGGTCACTACGTGCCCGATGGCAATCCAGATGCCTGCGAAGATCACCCAGATGACATTACCCAAAGCCGAGAATGCGCCTACCGGTCCGCGATCAATCACGGTGCGCCCGAAAGGCCACAACGCATAGCCTGCGATGCGGAAGGACGCGATACCGAAGGGAATGGTCACGATCAGCAGGCAGCAGATGATGCCGGCCAAAACGTACCCCAAGGCCAGCCACAGCCCGCCAAACACCAACCAAATTACGTTGAGAATACCGCGCACTAAATCAGTCATGATTTCATTCTTCAGCCCCGCCTGCCTTTGTGCCATAGGTGATCCCCCGGATTATCCCCTAGGGTGTCCAATCCCCTACTTTCTGGCAAGCAGCACACCCCCTGGCTCCGTTAGGATTAATCATCATGAGCGAATCGAGCGATCAGCAGCGCCCAGCCCACGGCACTGCCCCCAAGGACCCGAATCTTTTCCGCGCGGAGCCAGTGTCATTTGTACGCCGCGGCAACCGCCTCCAGGGCCGCCGTGCCAGCGCGTGGGAACGCAACGCAGAGCAGTACGTCATCGAACCGCCGCGCAAGATTGCCGATACCTCGGTGGCCGACGACTTCCAGCTTGACCCCGCTGAAGCTTTCGGCCGCGCCGCACCATTGGTCGTGGAAATCGGTACCGGCCTGGGAGAGTGCATCGCCAACGCCGCCAAGGATGATCCAGAGCGCAACTACTTGGCCGTAGAGGTCTACCGGCCGGGCCTCGCTCAACTCATGCTCAAGGTCGAGTCCTTTGGCATCACCAACGTCCGCGCCGTCCAGGCCAACGCCCCAGAGGTCCTGGACGTCATGCTTGATGAGAACAGCGCCGATGAAATCTGGATCTTCTTCTCCGACCCATGGCACAAGCCGCGCCACCACAAGCGCCGCCTGATCAAGAAGTCATTCCTCGACAAGGTCTCCCGCGTCCTCAAGCCGGGTGGAACCCTGCGTCTTGCCACCGACTGGTCGAACTACGCCGAGCAGATGCGTGAAGTCCTTGAAGCGCACGCCGATTTCGAGAATCAGCATCCAGGCAATTTGGCTGGCGAAGACAGCAACCTGACCAAGGTCCGCCGTGAGGGCATGGAAGGTTTTGATCCCGAGCCTGAATTCATTGATGAGCAAGGTGGCTGGGCGCCACGTTTTGAGCGCCGCATCCTCACCAGCTTCGAGGGCAAAGCTTTGAAGGCCGGTCGCCTCGTCTTCGATCTGGCGTACACCCGCGTCGGTTAATATCGGCGTCAAAGCTCCAGAAGGGCCATGGAATCCATAGGATGGATTCCATGGCCCTTCCTTCATCCAAGATCAGCAGTTACGCCCAAGCACCCACGATGGAATATGCCGGCGTGCGACTGGAACAGCTTTCACTCGACCACGCCCAAGAGCTCGCAGAGATTGTCTCAGCAGGGCGCCTTGATGAAATCTGGTACACCTCGATTCCCTCGGCGCAGGATATGGCCAGCGATATCAAGAAGCGTTTGGCTTTGCAGGAAAGCGGAGCCATGGCGCCCTTTGCCATCATTGACCTCTCCACAGGCAAGGCTGTGGGAGCAACAACGTACCTGAATATCGATGAACCGAACAAGCGCGTTGAAATCGGCTCCACCTACTTGTCCTCGGCGGTCCAGG harbors:
- a CDS encoding DinB family protein, producing MPNPDSQDIYQLDYDSMAKVFIDQHRQMLMTCLDGLTEEEARANLVESKTTLLGLVKHATFVERVWFGEAATGKSRSELGIVANPDRSFVLKALDTIESVQRDYAQALEESRQALDGKTGDDVFPGNRRGPLPVRWVTLHMLRELAQHCGHADILREQILTARKQQPA
- the trmB gene encoding tRNA (guanosine(46)-N7)-methyltransferase TrmB, with amino-acid sequence MSESSDQQRPAHGTAPKDPNLFRAEPVSFVRRGNRLQGRRASAWERNAEQYVIEPPRKIADTSVADDFQLDPAEAFGRAAPLVVEIGTGLGECIANAAKDDPERNYLAVEVYRPGLAQLMLKVESFGITNVRAVQANAPEVLDVMLDENSADEIWIFFSDPWHKPRHHKRRLIKKSFLDKVSRVLKPGGTLRLATDWSNYAEQMREVLEAHADFENQHPGNLAGEDSNLTKVRREGMEGFDPEPEFIDEQGGWAPRFERRILTSFEGKALKAGRLVFDLAYTRVG
- a CDS encoding GNAT family N-acetyltransferase, encoding MKRSAAEYLADLVATGVPEHKAQADASGTMERAFPDGLPSPTNAVFILMDSALGNVGYIWIGCDSSGDPDSWWVWDIVVEAEHRGKGFGRQAMILAEGYARAHGGQTLGLNVFGFNNTARRTYESLGYETISIKMRKTL
- a CDS encoding TerC family protein, encoding MEVSPLIWAITVAVILALLAFDYFFHIRKAHVPSLREAAIWSSIYVGIALIFGVIVMIFGGVDMGAEYFAGYITEKALSVDNLFVFLIIIASFRVPREDQQKVLLFGIVFSLIARTAFIFVGAALINQFAWVFYLFGLILLLTAGNLLKKDDESDEANNFIIRIAKKLFHTTDNYDGDKLFTKIDGKKVLTPMLLVMVAIGGTDILFALDSIPAIFGLTQNVFIVFTATAFSLMGLRQLYFLLDGLLDRLIYLSYGLAAILAFIGVKLILHALHENNLPFVNNGEHVEVIEISTGLSLSVIIGALLVTVLASLFSKAGKAQTAIGNLRRHANSYNDLTYTADAGERERIYRALLAEEELVKTMEKKYRDKAKDVDKIREEVKEAHRQHDEYLRS
- a CDS encoding YccF domain-containing protein; the protein is MTDLVRGILNVIWLVFGGLWLALGYVLAGIICCLLIVTIPFGIASFRIAGYALWPFGRTVIDRGPVGAFSALGNVIWVIFAGIWIAIGHVVTAIPMFVSIIGIPLGIANLKMIPISLMPLGKVIVPSDYYIAGMKR
- a CDS encoding GNAT family N-acetyltransferase; protein product: MALPSSKISSYAQAPTMEYAGVRLEQLSLDHAQELAEIVSAGRLDEIWYTSIPSAQDMASDIKKRLALQESGAMAPFAIIDLSTGKAVGATTYLNIDEPNKRVEIGSTYLSSAVQGTGINPAAKFLLLQRAFEELDCYSVAFCTHWHNAASRAAIARLGAKQDGVLRNHKYDPATGTLRDTVIFSILPHEWPAVRTGLETRLARHGRI